GGAGCCACAAGAGGAAGGGAAACGCCATGAAGCCCACCAAGAAGGCAGCAGAGATGTGCGAACGCGAGCTGGCCGCCTACATCGACCAGTCGGTCCTCAAGCCCGAGTTCACCGTCGAGGAGATCAAGAAGTACAGCCAGGAAGGCATCGACTTCGGCTGCAAGACCATCTGTATCAACCCCTCCTCGCTGGATATCGTGGCTCCCATGGTCAAGGGGACCGTTACGGGCCTGTGCGTGGTGTGCGACTTCCCGTTTGGCCTGGCGACCACCGAGGCCAAGGCTCTTCTCGCCGAGAAATACTGCTCCGAGTACGAGATCGAGGACCTGGACATCGTGGCTAACTACGGACGGCTGCGCTCCGGCGACCTTGACTACGTGGTGAGCGACCTCGCCCCCACGGTCGAGGCCTGCCATGCCCACGGCGTCAACGTCAAGGTTATCATCGAGACCGACTCGCTCACCATCGACCAGGTGAAGCAGGGCACGCAGTGCGCCGTCAAGGCCGGGGCCGACTTCATCAAGAGCTCTACGGGCTTCCTCACGGGCCACGAGAACGTCGGTGCCACCAACGAGGTCGTCGCGGCCATGATCG
This is a stretch of genomic DNA from Thermophilibacter immobilis. It encodes these proteins:
- the deoC gene encoding deoxyribose-phosphate aldolase, which encodes MKPTKKAAEMCERELAAYIDQSVLKPEFTVEEIKKYSQEGIDFGCKTICINPSSLDIVAPMVKGTVTGLCVVCDFPFGLATTEAKALLAEKYCSEYEIEDLDIVANYGRLRSGDLDYVVSDLAPTVEACHAHGVNVKVIIETDSLTIDQVKQGTQCAVKAGADFIKSSTGFLTGHENVGATNEVVAAMIEAGEGKIKIKGSGAIRTREHFLELIDRGIDRMGVGYASTPKALGCTPEEAKKQA